From Flavobacterium arcticum, the proteins below share one genomic window:
- a CDS encoding Rne/Rng family ribonuclease, with translation MNKELIIRSGSEAVDFALLKDGKLIELHKEKEDKNKFAVGDIFIAKIRKPVAGLNAAFVNVGFEKDAFLHYHDLGPNLPSLMKFTKLVSAGKIKDFSLKNFPFEKEIDKDGVITDVLSANQSILVQVVKEPISTKGPRISSELSLAGRYVVLVPFSDRISISQKIDSKDEKDRLKRLVQSIRPKGFGVIVRTVAEDKKVAELDKDLQNLLDKWTALCKRIPGAHHPSKVLGEVNKASSILRDVFNDTFTGIYVDDEDLFYQTKDYLQEIAPQKANIVKLYQSRELPLFEKYNIERQIKTSFGKTVSMSKGAYLIIEHTEALHVVDVNSGNRSNKALSQEGTALEVNLIAAAEIARQLRLRDMGGIIVIDFIDMSSAENRKKLYDFLRDEMSDDKAKHKILPPSKFGLVQITRQRVRPEVNIKTREEDPNNENGEIEAPILVIDRITADLERIIKSNKKIVLNAHPFVAAYLTKGFPSTRSKWFFEHKKWVKVIPRDAYTYLEYRFYDSKGNAIATE, from the coding sequence GTGAACAAAGAATTAATTATTCGATCTGGTTCTGAAGCCGTAGATTTTGCCTTATTAAAAGATGGAAAACTAATAGAATTACACAAAGAGAAGGAAGACAAAAACAAGTTTGCTGTAGGCGATATTTTTATTGCCAAAATCAGGAAACCTGTAGCGGGACTTAATGCTGCTTTTGTAAACGTAGGCTTCGAAAAAGATGCCTTTTTACATTATCATGATTTAGGACCAAACCTACCTTCTTTAATGAAATTCACAAAACTTGTAAGCGCAGGTAAAATAAAAGATTTCTCACTTAAAAATTTTCCGTTCGAAAAAGAAATTGACAAAGATGGCGTGATTACTGATGTACTCAGTGCTAACCAGTCAATACTTGTTCAGGTGGTAAAAGAGCCTATATCTACCAAAGGGCCACGTATAAGCTCTGAGCTTTCGTTGGCAGGACGTTATGTAGTGCTTGTACCATTTTCTGACAGGATTTCGATTTCACAGAAAATAGATTCTAAAGATGAGAAAGACCGCCTAAAACGTCTGGTACAATCTATCAGACCCAAAGGTTTTGGCGTTATTGTAAGAACAGTAGCCGAGGATAAAAAAGTAGCCGAACTGGACAAAGACCTGCAAAACTTGCTGGATAAATGGACAGCTTTGTGCAAACGTATTCCTGGTGCACATCATCCTAGCAAAGTACTAGGCGAAGTAAACAAAGCTTCCTCTATACTGCGTGATGTTTTTAACGATACCTTTACGGGTATCTATGTAGATGATGAAGACCTGTTTTATCAAACTAAGGACTATCTGCAGGAGATAGCTCCCCAAAAAGCCAACATCGTAAAACTGTACCAAAGCAGAGAATTGCCTCTTTTTGAAAAATATAACATAGAAAGGCAAATAAAAACCTCGTTTGGTAAAACTGTTTCTATGAGCAAAGGAGCTTACCTTATTATAGAGCATACAGAAGCACTACACGTTGTAGATGTGAATAGTGGTAACCGCTCTAACAAAGCCCTTAGCCAAGAAGGTACCGCCCTAGAAGTAAACCTTATAGCTGCTGCAGAAATTGCAAGACAACTAAGGCTTAGAGATATGGGAGGCATTATCGTAATTGACTTTATAGATATGTCTAGTGCCGAAAACAGAAAGAAGCTCTACGACTTTTTAAGAGACGAAATGAGCGACGATAAGGCAAAACACAAGATCCTGCCTCCGAGTAAATTTGGACTTGTTCAAATTACCCGACAGCGCGTACGGCCTGAAGTAAATATCAAAACACGGGAAGAAGACCCTAATAATGAAAATGGGGAGATTGAAGCTCCTATACTAGTGATTGATAGAATTACAGCCGACCTTGAAAGAATTATAAAGAGTAACAAAAAGATAGTGCTAAATGCACACCCTTTTGTTGCTGCATACCTTACTAAAGGTTTCCCATCTACACGTTCAAAATGGTTTTTTGAACATAAAAAATGGGTAAAAGTAATACCTCGTGACGCTTACACGTATTTAGAATACCGCTTTTATGATAGCAAAGGAAACGCTATCGCGACAGAATAA
- a CDS encoding HU family DNA-binding protein — MHTNINLIKKMTKADIVAKISEKLGLEKGDVQATVESFMEEVKNSLETGDNVYLRGFGSFIIKTRAEKTGRNISKNTTIKIPAHNIPAFKPAKIFVDGVKTNTEVK; from the coding sequence ATACATACAAATATAAATTTAATAAAGAAAATGACGAAAGCAGACATCGTAGCAAAAATCTCCGAGAAACTTGGACTTGAAAAAGGAGATGTACAAGCAACAGTTGAGTCTTTTATGGAGGAAGTAAAAAACTCTTTGGAAACCGGTGATAATGTTTATTTGAGAGGTTTTGGAAGTTTTATAATCAAAACTCGTGCTGAAAAAACTGGTAGAAATATCTCTAAGAATACTACTATAAAAATACCTGCACACAACATTCCTGCATTTAAACCTGCAAAAATATTTGTTGACGGTGTAAAAACGAATACTGAAGTAAAATAA